From Fulvivirga lutea:
TGCTCCTTTATAGTCGTTCGCCTTGTGTAGGCACAATCCTTTATTTGTATGAATTAACGCTTGCTCATACTCTGTGCCATCACCCAATTGCTCATATACACTTTCCAAAATAAGAATGTAGCGATAAGCCTCAGTGTAATTATTCCTATCTATTAAAATATTAGAGAAATCATAAGTGGCTTGCACATAGTCCATAGATAATCCTTCATCTATGTTGTAGTTTGGTACCGTAGCATTGTAAATTTCATATGCATTTTCAGTTTCACCTAGAATATATTGGCAGTTAGCTATTTTCCACTGACAGTCAATCAAGGCCTGATCTGCCGCGGTATAAAACTGTTGGTAAATATCATTTACACTATTGAAGGTGGCTAAAGCCTCTTCTACTTTACCAAGAATTAACTCTAAAGAACCCTTGTTGTATAATGCATTGGCATGCTCAAGATTATTTAAGTTTCCTGTTTTGCTTTTAACATCAAGTTCTTTTTTGCAATACTCTAAACCTTCTTCATAGTTGCCAATGCTAAATGAGATATCAGTAAGGAGTCTTAAAATGCTCTCGTAATTGCCGGAGAGAGAGCCATCCTGGCTTTGATAAGTTTTAAGACAGTTTTTGGCACTTACCAATGCTGATTCAAGATTGCCACCATTATATTCCTGAAGAGAGGTATTATACATACTCACCCAATCCTGTCCCTGAACTGAAAATCCTGCACCGCAAATGAAAACCAGTATAGCTAATCCTCTTTGAATCATGTAGTTTCTTTTATAATCTACTAAGTTAATAATTAGTCGTTACCCCACTATTAAGCTTATGTATTTAACCGATTAAAATTCTTGCAAATTACCCCCTTTTTGGGGCATTTAGTTATACCCGATAATGGGTATAATTATCCCTATGAATGAGTATGGTATAGTCGTATTAGCTGCGGGAGCAAGTAAACGATTGGGTTTTCCCAAACAATTGCTGGAAGTTAATAATGAATCGTTTTTGAGAAGCACTTTATCAATGGCAAGTCGAGTCACTCAACCAGTGGTTTGTGTTTTGGGATATAACTACAATCGATTTGAAAAGGAAACAAAGGGATTGGACGTAGAGGTTGTCTTTAATTTAAACTGGAATAAAGGTGTAGCAACTTCCATTAAAGAAGGGTTTAACTATATCCATAAGCATTACCCTTATTTAAAAGGAGTTTTATTTCTTAATTGCGATCAACCTTATGTGGATTCTGAGTTGATTAGGAAAATAATGAATGCTCATGGTGAAGCAAATTCGATCGTCTCATCGATAAATAACCAAATAATATACATGCCTATATTGATCGGGAAGAATCACTTTAAAGACATCTTTAAATTAAAAGATG
This genomic window contains:
- a CDS encoding nucleotidyltransferase family protein yields the protein MGIIIPMNEYGIVVLAAGASKRLGFPKQLLEVNNESFLRSTLSMASRVTQPVVCVLGYNYNRFEKETKGLDVEVVFNLNWNKGVATSIKEGFNYIHKHYPYLKGVLFLNCDQPYVDSELIRKIMNAHGEANSIVSSINNQIIYMPILIGKNHFKDIFKLKDDENLFTLTSAFGSHGVQFDNAAVNINTEQDWLNFFNQIRQNRAS